Proteins encoded by one window of Vigna radiata var. radiata cultivar VC1973A chromosome 5, Vradiata_ver6, whole genome shotgun sequence:
- the LOC106762636 gene encoding G-type lectin S-receptor-like serine/threonine-protein kinase At4g27290 isoform X2 has translation MESQQILMLIFFCFIFTSSHQYTLITPNQTLQYHETLVSSAGTFEAGFFDFGNSRRQYFGIWYKGISPRIIVWVANRNVPAQNSTALLKLTHQGNLVILDGSGGRVWFSNSSKIAVKPVMQLLESGNLVVKDGESSENFLWESFDYPGDTFLEGMKLKSDFVTGPYQYLTSWRDIDDPAEGEFSFMIDTKGYPQQVTTNGTTIFYSTGPWNGYLFSGVSWDRTFSSLNFSLEFTNKGVSYGYETLNSSELSITRLKLNPSGATERFLWSNKRQSWDVVSSYPIDKCEYFSTCDVNSICNINNLPKCECLQGFTPKFQAKWDSHEWSGGCVRRTKLSCDNGDWFKKYTGIKLPETSSSWFNRSLSLKECKTLCLRNCSCTAYANSDIRDGGSGCLLWFHDIVDMRTHTNQGQEIHIRLSFSEHPRRNKKRLARIVVGLVTFIVGLTILVWATSKRMKGMKHPKPVKKSIPSKHMMEKENNNLPTMFDFSTIDIATNHFSXTNKLGEGGFGTVHQGTLIDGQEIAVKRLSKTSRQGTEEFKNEVKLMATLQHRNLVKLLGCSIQQDEKLLIYEFMPNRSLDYFIFDTMRGKLLGWAKRLKIIEGIARGLMYLHQDSRLRIIHRDIKTSNILLDDNMIPKISDFGLARIFGVDQAEENTNRVMGTHGYMPPEYVVHGSFSTKSDVFSFGVIVIEIISGRKNRGFHDPHHHLLNLLGHAWRLWNEERPLELMDEILDDGGDLSLEILRCIHVGLLCVQQNPENRPNMSSVVLMLNGEKLLPKPSEPGFYIGKDNIADTESSKQYEKCSVNEVSISSLEVR, from the exons ATGGAGAGCCAACAAATTCTCATGCTAATCTTCTTTTGTTTCATATTCACTTCCTCTCATCAATATACACTTATCACCCCAAATCAGACCTTACAATATCATGAGACACTTGTTTCTTCTGCAGGAACCTTTGAAGCAGGATTTTTTGACTTCGGAAACTCAAGAAGACAATATTTTGGTATATGGTACAAGGGCATATCACCTAGGATTATTGTGTGGGTTGCCAACAGGAATGTCCCAGCACAAAACTCAACAGCACTTCTGAAACTTACTCATCAAGGAAATCTTGTCATTCTTGATGGCTCCGGAGGAAGAGTGTGGTTCTCCAACTCATCAAAAATTGCAGTGAAACCAGTTATGCAGCTTTTAGAATCaggaaaccttgttgtaaaagaTGGAGAGAGCTCAGAGAACTTCTTGTGGGAAAGCTTTGATTATCCTGGAGACACTTTCCTTGAAGGAATGAAACTCAAAAGTGATTTTGTTACTGGTCCATATCAGTATCTCACGTCTTGGAGGGACATTGATGATCCAGCTGAAGGTGAGTTTTCTTTTATGATCGATACAAAGGGCTATCCTCAACAAGTTACTACAAACGGAACTACAATTTTTTACAGCACAGGGCCTTGGAATGGCTATCTTTTCAGTGGTGTTTCTTGGGACAGAACGTTCAGTTCATTGAATTTCTCTTTGGAGTTCACTAACAAAGGGGTTTCTTATGGATATGAAACGTTAAACAGTTCAGAACTTAGTATAACAAGGCTCAAACTCAATCCAAGCGGGGCTACAGAGCGTTTTCTATGGTCAAACAAAAGACAAAGTTGGGATGTTGTAAGCAGTTATCCAATAGATAAGTGTGAATATTTTTCCACTTGTGATGTCAACTCTATCTGCAATATTAATAATCTTCCAAAATGTGAATGCTTGCAAGGATTCACACCAAAGTTTCAAGCAAAGTGGGATTCCCATGAATGGTCTGGTGGTTGTGTCAGAAGAACAAAGTTAAGTTGTGATAATGGAGATTGGTTTAAGAAGTACACAGGAATAAAGCTTCCAGAAACGTCTTCTTCCTGGTTTAACAGGAGCTTGAGCCTTAAGGAATGTAAGACACTGTGTTTGAGAAATTGCTCTTGTACTGCGTATGCAAATTCAGATATTAGAGATGGTGGGAGTGGTTGTTTGCTTTGGTTCCATGACATTGTGGACATGAGAACTCACACTAATCAAGGGCAAGAAATTCATATACGACTGTCATTCTCTGAAC ATCCAAGAAGGAATAAGAAGAGACTTGCGAGGATTGTGGTAGGACTTGTTACATTCATAGTTGGACTAACAATTCTTGTGTGGGCGACTTCAAAACGTATGAAAGGGATGAAGCATCCCAAGCCAG TGAAAAAATCTATTCCCTCGAAGCACATGATGGAGAAGGAAAACAACAACTTACCGAcaatgtttgatttttcaaCCATTGATATTGCCACAAATCATTTTTCTNACACAAACAAGTTAGGAGAAGGTGGTTTTGGAACAGTACACCAG GGAACGTTGATAGATGGACAAGAGATTGCAGTGAAGAGACTTTCAAAAACTTCGAGACAGGGAACTGAGGAGTTCAAAAATGAAGTAAAGTTGATGGCAACACTTCAGCACCGTAATCTTGTAAAACTTCTTGGTTGTTCTATTCAACAAGATGAGAAGTTGTTGATCTATGAATTCATGCCCAACAGAAGTTTGGATTACTTTATTTTTG ATACAATGCGAGGCAAATTACTAGGTTGGGCTAAGCGGTTGAAAATTATCGAGGGAATTGCTCGAGGTCTTATGTATCTTCATCAAGATTCCAGACTTAGAATAATACATAGAGACATCAAAACAAGTAACATTCTTCTTGATGATAATATGATTCCAAAGATATCCGATTTTGGATTAGCAAGAATATTTGGAGTAGATCAAGCTGAAGAAAATACAAACAGAGTGATGGGAACGCA TGGCTATATGCCTCCAGAATATGTAGTGCATGGTTCTTTCTCAACCAAATCTGATGTTTTCAGTTTTGGCGTAATTGTTATTGAGATAATTAGTGGAAGGAAGAATCGTGGATTTCATGACCCTCACCATCATCTTCTCAACCTTCTTGGCCAT GCGTGGAGATTATGGAATGAAGAAAGGCCACTGGAGTTAATGGATGAGATATTAGATGATGGTGGAGACTTATCTTTAGAAATATTGAGGTGCATTCATGTGGGTCTGTTGTGTGTACAACAGAATCCAGAAAATAGGCCTAATATGTCATCTGTCGTTTTGATGTTAAATGGTGAGAAGTTGCTACCAAAACCAAGTGAACCTGGATTCTATATAGGAAAAGATAATATAGCTGACACTGAATCTTCAAAGCAATATGAAAAGTGTTCAGTAAATGAAGTTTCAATTTCATCGTTAGAGGTGCGATAG
- the LOC106762636 gene encoding G-type lectin S-receptor-like serine/threonine-protein kinase At4g27290 isoform X1: protein MESQQILMLIFFCFIFTSSHQYTLITPNQTLQYHETLVSSAGTFEAGFFDFGNSRRQYFGIWYKGISPRIIVWVANRNVPAQNSTALLKLTHQGNLVILDGSGGRVWFSNSSKIAVKPVMQLLESGNLVVKDGESSENFLWESFDYPGDTFLEGMKLKSDFVTGPYQYLTSWRDIDDPAEGEFSFMIDTKGYPQQVTTNGTTIFYSTGPWNGYLFSGVSWDRTFSSLNFSLEFTNKGVSYGYETLNSSELSITRLKLNPSGATERFLWSNKRQSWDVVSSYPIDKCEYFSTCDVNSICNINNLPKCECLQGFTPKFQAKWDSHEWSGGCVRRTKLSCDNGDWFKKYTGIKLPETSSSWFNRSLSLKECKTLCLRNCSCTAYANSDIRDGGSGCLLWFHDIVDMRTHTNQGQEIHIRLSFSERDPRRNKKRLARIVVGLVTFIVGLTILVWATSKRMKGMKHPKPVKKSIPSKHMMEKENNNLPTMFDFSTIDIATNHFSXTNKLGEGGFGTVHQGTLIDGQEIAVKRLSKTSRQGTEEFKNEVKLMATLQHRNLVKLLGCSIQQDEKLLIYEFMPNRSLDYFIFDTMRGKLLGWAKRLKIIEGIARGLMYLHQDSRLRIIHRDIKTSNILLDDNMIPKISDFGLARIFGVDQAEENTNRVMGTHGYMPPEYVVHGSFSTKSDVFSFGVIVIEIISGRKNRGFHDPHHHLLNLLGHAWRLWNEERPLELMDEILDDGGDLSLEILRCIHVGLLCVQQNPENRPNMSSVVLMLNGEKLLPKPSEPGFYIGKDNIADTESSKQYEKCSVNEVSISSLEVR from the exons ATGGAGAGCCAACAAATTCTCATGCTAATCTTCTTTTGTTTCATATTCACTTCCTCTCATCAATATACACTTATCACCCCAAATCAGACCTTACAATATCATGAGACACTTGTTTCTTCTGCAGGAACCTTTGAAGCAGGATTTTTTGACTTCGGAAACTCAAGAAGACAATATTTTGGTATATGGTACAAGGGCATATCACCTAGGATTATTGTGTGGGTTGCCAACAGGAATGTCCCAGCACAAAACTCAACAGCACTTCTGAAACTTACTCATCAAGGAAATCTTGTCATTCTTGATGGCTCCGGAGGAAGAGTGTGGTTCTCCAACTCATCAAAAATTGCAGTGAAACCAGTTATGCAGCTTTTAGAATCaggaaaccttgttgtaaaagaTGGAGAGAGCTCAGAGAACTTCTTGTGGGAAAGCTTTGATTATCCTGGAGACACTTTCCTTGAAGGAATGAAACTCAAAAGTGATTTTGTTACTGGTCCATATCAGTATCTCACGTCTTGGAGGGACATTGATGATCCAGCTGAAGGTGAGTTTTCTTTTATGATCGATACAAAGGGCTATCCTCAACAAGTTACTACAAACGGAACTACAATTTTTTACAGCACAGGGCCTTGGAATGGCTATCTTTTCAGTGGTGTTTCTTGGGACAGAACGTTCAGTTCATTGAATTTCTCTTTGGAGTTCACTAACAAAGGGGTTTCTTATGGATATGAAACGTTAAACAGTTCAGAACTTAGTATAACAAGGCTCAAACTCAATCCAAGCGGGGCTACAGAGCGTTTTCTATGGTCAAACAAAAGACAAAGTTGGGATGTTGTAAGCAGTTATCCAATAGATAAGTGTGAATATTTTTCCACTTGTGATGTCAACTCTATCTGCAATATTAATAATCTTCCAAAATGTGAATGCTTGCAAGGATTCACACCAAAGTTTCAAGCAAAGTGGGATTCCCATGAATGGTCTGGTGGTTGTGTCAGAAGAACAAAGTTAAGTTGTGATAATGGAGATTGGTTTAAGAAGTACACAGGAATAAAGCTTCCAGAAACGTCTTCTTCCTGGTTTAACAGGAGCTTGAGCCTTAAGGAATGTAAGACACTGTGTTTGAGAAATTGCTCTTGTACTGCGTATGCAAATTCAGATATTAGAGATGGTGGGAGTGGTTGTTTGCTTTGGTTCCATGACATTGTGGACATGAGAACTCACACTAATCAAGGGCAAGAAATTCATATACGACTGTCATTCTCTGAACGTG ATCCAAGAAGGAATAAGAAGAGACTTGCGAGGATTGTGGTAGGACTTGTTACATTCATAGTTGGACTAACAATTCTTGTGTGGGCGACTTCAAAACGTATGAAAGGGATGAAGCATCCCAAGCCAG TGAAAAAATCTATTCCCTCGAAGCACATGATGGAGAAGGAAAACAACAACTTACCGAcaatgtttgatttttcaaCCATTGATATTGCCACAAATCATTTTTCTNACACAAACAAGTTAGGAGAAGGTGGTTTTGGAACAGTACACCAG GGAACGTTGATAGATGGACAAGAGATTGCAGTGAAGAGACTTTCAAAAACTTCGAGACAGGGAACTGAGGAGTTCAAAAATGAAGTAAAGTTGATGGCAACACTTCAGCACCGTAATCTTGTAAAACTTCTTGGTTGTTCTATTCAACAAGATGAGAAGTTGTTGATCTATGAATTCATGCCCAACAGAAGTTTGGATTACTTTATTTTTG ATACAATGCGAGGCAAATTACTAGGTTGGGCTAAGCGGTTGAAAATTATCGAGGGAATTGCTCGAGGTCTTATGTATCTTCATCAAGATTCCAGACTTAGAATAATACATAGAGACATCAAAACAAGTAACATTCTTCTTGATGATAATATGATTCCAAAGATATCCGATTTTGGATTAGCAAGAATATTTGGAGTAGATCAAGCTGAAGAAAATACAAACAGAGTGATGGGAACGCA TGGCTATATGCCTCCAGAATATGTAGTGCATGGTTCTTTCTCAACCAAATCTGATGTTTTCAGTTTTGGCGTAATTGTTATTGAGATAATTAGTGGAAGGAAGAATCGTGGATTTCATGACCCTCACCATCATCTTCTCAACCTTCTTGGCCAT GCGTGGAGATTATGGAATGAAGAAAGGCCACTGGAGTTAATGGATGAGATATTAGATGATGGTGGAGACTTATCTTTAGAAATATTGAGGTGCATTCATGTGGGTCTGTTGTGTGTACAACAGAATCCAGAAAATAGGCCTAATATGTCATCTGTCGTTTTGATGTTAAATGGTGAGAAGTTGCTACCAAAACCAAGTGAACCTGGATTCTATATAGGAAAAGATAATATAGCTGACACTGAATCTTCAAAGCAATATGAAAAGTGTTCAGTAAATGAAGTTTCAATTTCATCGTTAGAGGTGCGATAG